A section of the Deltaproteobacteria bacterium genome encodes:
- a CDS encoding aminotransferase class III-fold pyridoxal phosphate-dependent enzyme — MEQILKELQAMMPTSHEVAVRNSKVLAQEVVGTINIPYPFYVKKAKGSRVTDVDGNDFIDLTMGFGPILLGHNPDVVVNAIKETADLGSHFGLTNPFQGELAELVVEAAPCGQKVVFCNSGTEATMYAIRAARALTGKNKIGVFVGSYHGAHDYVTVTADKKSDPNRPELKSMGRGVPKETTDQVFMLPYRHETAFDLIREHKDELALVMIEPVQSSNPRLDQGPFLQKLSAVCKENDVLFMMDEIITGVRLGGFHGAQEFFDVPCDMATYGKAIGGGMPIGAITASANIMEVFNFHGEGTTIFSGGTFNGNPMTSRVGTAVMKYIKAHPEIYPYLTEQSERLASQVNTFLKEEDYPANLMNAQSMFHLIFTKEPIESAWQVSRKTWQTEVLFYNHLHKNGVIVPGIHLFFVSAAHTPDDIDQVIEAFKKSFGEVRAKGAI, encoded by the coding sequence ATGGAACAAATCCTCAAAGAACTTCAAGCCATGATGCCGACCTCGCATGAAGTCGCCGTGCGCAACAGCAAGGTCCTGGCTCAAGAGGTCGTGGGCACGATTAACATCCCCTACCCTTTTTACGTCAAGAAAGCTAAAGGCTCCCGCGTCACAGACGTAGATGGCAACGATTTCATTGACCTGACCATGGGCTTTGGCCCCATTCTGCTCGGGCATAACCCGGATGTAGTGGTCAACGCCATCAAGGAAACAGCAGACCTGGGTTCTCACTTTGGCCTTACCAATCCCTTTCAGGGCGAACTCGCTGAACTCGTGGTTGAAGCGGCGCCATGCGGCCAGAAGGTGGTTTTCTGTAATTCAGGCACCGAAGCCACTATGTATGCGATACGAGCCGCGCGGGCCCTTACCGGGAAAAACAAAATCGGAGTCTTTGTCGGTTCCTACCACGGCGCGCACGACTATGTGACGGTAACCGCGGACAAGAAAAGCGATCCCAACAGGCCGGAGCTAAAATCAATGGGAAGAGGAGTTCCAAAGGAAACCACTGACCAGGTCTTTATGCTGCCATATCGCCATGAGACGGCGTTCGATCTGATTCGTGAACACAAAGACGAGCTGGCGCTTGTGATGATCGAGCCTGTACAGAGTTCCAACCCGCGCCTGGACCAGGGCCCGTTTCTGCAAAAACTAAGTGCAGTTTGCAAGGAAAACGACGTCCTGTTCATGATGGATGAGATTATCACCGGGGTCCGCCTCGGCGGTTTTCATGGCGCCCAGGAATTTTTTGACGTCCCCTGTGACATGGCCACTTATGGAAAGGCCATTGGCGGAGGCATGCCTATCGGCGCCATAACGGCTTCGGCAAATATCATGGAGGTCTTCAACTTTCACGGTGAAGGCACGACCATCTTTTCCGGCGGCACCTTTAACGGCAACCCCATGACGAGCAGGGTCGGCACCGCCGTGATGAAATACATTAAGGCCCACCCCGAAATTTATCCTTATCTGACCGAACAGTCGGAGCGGTTAGCCAGCCAAGTAAATACCTTCCTGAAGGAGGAAGACTACCCGGCCAACCTCATGAACGCCCAATCAATGTTTCACCTGATTTTCACCAAAGAACCGATCGAAAGCGCATGGCAGGTCAGCCGGAAGACGTGGCAGACTGAAGTCTTGTTTTACAATCACCTTCATAAAAACGGTGTGATTGTGCCCGGTATTCACTTATTTTTCGTCTCCGCCGCACACACTCCAGATGATATTGACCAGGTAATTGAGGCCTTCAAGAAGTCATTTGGCGAAGTTCGCGCCAAGGGCGCAATTTAA